The DNA window TAGACgatacaaattattattatcccATTATGCCCGGCCTCACTTTTAGAATCACTACTACTAGAGTACAATGCATCACATTTTACAACAACATTAAATACCATTTAAATGATCCTAAAGGATTTATTTTCCAGTGTATAGCAATTgtttgtattcttattttttacatatGGTATATGACTGTTGCAAAAACATTGGAGTAGGCAGGGTTAGGCCTTCTGTGAATTGCACGGTTGGTTTTCCAGACATGGATTAACACCTAGACCACGTCTGTGGAACCTTCCCATTATGTGCACTGGGACGGGAAAACATCCCCAAGATCTTCAGCTCAAATTCACGCCGTCTTGCACAAATGTTCGGCCTCATTTTCTAACCGATTTTGTCTGATTTTCTTCACAAGACTACTTAACAAGAGGGTCAGAAAAATCTTCTCTCCCGAGTTTCATTGACTCTGAACCGTCTGTCTCTTCTTTGTCTCAGTCCCTTCCAGGTCCTTCATGCATGCGACCAGGAAATCGCGGCACTTGACGGCATACTGCTCAGGAAAATCACGGAAATGACCGACGTGGGGACtggaaacaaaatcaaaactGTCCACCGGGACGCCTTTCTGCTTCAGGGTGTCCACAAACAGCGTGATGTCCCGGTGCCTGATGACCTGGTCGGCTCTGGAGTACAGGTAGAAATGCGGCCAGGTGGGCGGCCTCTCCTTCACCGCGTCGTAGTGGTTCTTGTGGATGAACTTGGTCAAGGGGTAGAGCACGACGCGCAACAGGAAAACAGTCACTGCGAAAAGGGCTAAGAGGACGTACCTTAAAACTGGAGTTATTTTGGGCCCCAGGGTGGCCGTCAGCGCACGCAGGGCCCCCCGGACGTTCGCACTGCCTGGGGCGCTGTCCACTAAGGCCCCGATCACACACAAGGAACTGAACTGTTTATCACTGTTCAACAACTCTATAATGTAACGGTACAGCATGAAGCCCCCATTACTGAAGATGTGAAAGAAAATAGGACTGTTCTCCACCTCATAGTCATACAGGATCTCCAGCAGCTTCAGGGCCGTGCTGCTCAGCTCCTTGTAGCCAAACGACTCGGAGATGAAGACCGTCTTCAAGGGAGCTGTGTAGCGGACGGTGACGCAGCCCTAAAAgtgaggaaaacaaagaaaagaaagaatataATATGAGTTGCTGACGGGTTTGCACTGCTGTTATAATGTCATAATGTGGCTAAATGGACAATAAgcatcttcttctttggtgttaaTTTGCGGTTGGCAAACAAGCTTAAAGGTGCATTACtaccacctactggactggagtttGGAGCAGcagattggcaggaaaataataattgaaatttttttttttttttttttttaaattgtttttcgTAGCAGATGCCCCAACGTAATATTCCCATCATTTAGTCCTGATATTAATTCCCTGCTTTCTTCGTTGTACCTGAtgcactctataagaacatgTTTGCAGTTTCCAGTTTATTACAGTGCGTGTATATAgcatcttgcacactttgctaatgaatatagtatgttattgcacacttgctaatgtatatactATCTtgcactttgctaatgtatatagtatgttattgcacactttgctaatgaatatagtatgttattgcacacttgctaattaatatagtatcttgcacactttgctaatgtatatagtatcttgcactttgctaatgtatatagtatcttgcacactttgctaatgtatatagtatgttattgcacactttgctaatgtatatagtatgttattgaaCACTAGCTAATGTATATAgcatcttgcacactttgctaatgaatatagtatgttattgcacacttgctaatgtatatactATCTtgcactttgctaatgtatatagtatgttattgcacactttgctaatgaatatagtatgttattgcacactttgctaatgtatatagtatgttattgcacactagctaatgtatatagcatcttgcacactttgctaatgaatatagtatgttattgcacacttgctaattaatatagtatcttgcacactttgtaaatgtatatagtatgttattgcacacttgctaatgtatatagtgggttattgcacacttgctaatgtatatagtatcttgcacactttgtaaatgtatatagtatgttattgcacacttgctaatgtatatagtatcttgtatattttgttaaagaatatagtatcttgcacactttgctaatgaatatagtatgttattgcacacttgctaatgtatatagtgggttattgcacacttgctaatgtatatagtatcttgcactttgctaatgtatatagtatcttgcacactttgctaatgtatatagtatgttattg is part of the Sebastes umbrosus isolate fSebUmb1 chromosome 12, fSebUmb1.pri, whole genome shotgun sequence genome and encodes:
- the tmem53 gene encoding transmembrane protein 53, which translates into the protein MADDEIDYNIVFPDAGTSERHWQRTKEPVVILLGWAGCKDKHLSKYSSIYNEQGCVTVRYTAPLKTVFISESFGYKELSSTALKLLEILYDYEVENSPIFFHIFSNGGFMLYRYIIELLNSDKQFSSLCVIGALVDSAPGSANVRGALRALTATLGPKITPVLRYVLLALFAVTVFLLRVVLYPLTKFIHKNHYDAVKERPPTWPHFYLYSRADQVIRHRDITLFVDTLKQKGVPVDSFDFVSSPHVGHFRDFPEQYAVKCRDFLVACMKDLEGTETKKRQTVQSQ